The genomic interval GATGGGCGACCGCATCGGCCGCGTCAAGGCCATGATCTGGAGCGTCCTGACCTACTCGGTCTTCTCGGGCCTCTGCGCGCTGGCCGCCGCGCCGTGGCAGATCGGCGTCCTGCGCTTCATCGCGGCGCTCGGCATGGGCGGCGAATGGTCCCTGGGCGTGGCCCTCGTCATGGAAATCTGGCCCGCCCAGTCCCGGCCGATCCTCGCCGGCCTCATCGGCGCGGCCGCCAACGTGGGCTTTCTTCTGGCGGGCCTGCTCGGCCTCCTGGTCCCCTCCGCCGAGGGCGGCTGGCGGACGATCTTCCTCATCGGCGCGGCGCCGGCCCTTCTCACCTTCTTCATCCGCATCTTCGTCCCCGAGTCCGAGCGCTGGAAGCACGCGGCCGCCACCGCCCCCAAAACGCGCGTCTCGGAAATCTTCGCCCCGGGCATCGCCGGCCGCACCCTCCTCGGCGCGTGCCTGGCGGGACTCGCCCTCGTCGGCACGTGGGGCTCCGTCCAGTGGATCCCCAACTGGACCGGCCAGTTCACCGGCGGCCGCGCGGGCGCCGCCGAATGGGCCCAGAACGCGCTCGCCGTGGGAGCCATCCTCTTCACGATCCTGGCCGCCCTCCTGGCCGAAAAATACAACCGCCGCCTCGCGTACTTCCTTCTCTGCCTGACCTCGCTGGCGGCCTGCCAGTACCTCTTCCGCGTCCGTCCCGAGTACGGCGGCTTCTTCCTCCTGGTCACCTTCCTCGTCGGGGGCCTCACCGCCGCCTTCTACGGCTGGCTGCCCCTCTACCTCCCCGAGCTCTTCCCCACCCGCGTGCGCGCCACCGGCGCCGGATTCGCCTTCAACATCGGACGCATCCTGGGCGCCGTCGGCGCCGTCACGGGCGGGGAGCTCGTCAAGCGGGTCTTCGACGGCGACGTCG from Planctomycetota bacterium carries:
- a CDS encoding MFS transporter; protein product: MTQGKPASPGAEPAPQGKWMALLAAFLGWMFDGMEMGLFPLAGRPALRELLAARTDPSELEPLVQAWFGWIIAAFLVGAAAGGILFGWMGDRIGRVKAMIWSVLTYSVFSGLCALAAAPWQIGVLRFIAALGMGGEWSLGVALVMEIWPAQSRPILAGLIGAAANVGFLLAGLLGLLVPSAEGGWRTIFLIGAAPALLTFFIRIFVPESERWKHAAATAPKTRVSEIFAPGIAGRTLLGACLAGLALVGTWGSVQWIPNWTGQFTGGRAGAAEWAQNALAVGAILFTILAALLAEKYNRRLAYFLLCLTSLAACQYLFRVRPEYGGFFLLVTFLVGGLTAAFYGWLPLYLPELFPTRVRATGAGFAFNIGRILGAVGAVTGGELVKRVFDGDVARMCSWVTLVYAVGMVLIWLCPETKGRPLPE